One Azotosporobacter soli genomic region harbors:
- a CDS encoding efflux RND transporter periplasmic adaptor subunit, whose translation MNLKRNHYYLAAAIVGVAVAGVFLGRSFFSAPVAAEHVPVVRTKQVTQQNSAENYSYSGEVRGRYETQLGFQVGGKILRRNVELGSRVQAGDVLMTIDGKDLQQGVNQYDAQVFSAQAQQELAAANLQRYEQLYKNGAVSKAEYDRYRTSYDTAAASVRQASAQYNQGANQLDYSVLRADSSGVIASLDAEIGQVVSQGQKVLTLVRDGEKEVEINVPENRVEELRKAKECKVTFWALKDVTLTGKVREISPIADKVSRTFKVRITLNNPPEELKYGMTATVVLDGGNESSSVELPLAAIYQNNGTPQVWVVENNQVALRTVKIRAFGNDQVQVIEGLKNGDVVVTAGVHKLWEGQQVKTGGGGL comes from the coding sequence ATGAATTTGAAACGCAATCATTATTATCTTGCCGCGGCGATCGTCGGCGTGGCTGTGGCAGGGGTCTTTCTCGGACGCAGCTTTTTTTCCGCGCCGGTCGCAGCCGAACATGTGCCGGTCGTGCGGACAAAACAGGTCACGCAACAAAACAGCGCAGAGAATTATTCCTATTCCGGCGAGGTGCGCGGACGCTATGAAACGCAGCTGGGCTTTCAAGTCGGCGGCAAGATTCTGCGCCGCAACGTTGAACTGGGCAGCCGAGTGCAGGCCGGTGATGTGCTGATGACGATAGACGGCAAGGATCTGCAGCAAGGCGTCAACCAATATGATGCGCAGGTCTTCTCCGCGCAGGCGCAGCAGGAACTGGCCGCGGCCAATCTGCAGCGTTATGAGCAGCTCTATAAAAACGGTGCGGTGAGCAAAGCGGAGTATGATCGTTATCGGACCAGTTACGATACGGCTGCTGCGAGTGTGAGGCAGGCATCGGCTCAATATAATCAGGGCGCGAATCAGTTAGATTATAGCGTCTTACGCGCCGACAGTTCGGGTGTGATTGCCAGCCTGGATGCGGAAATCGGCCAAGTTGTCAGTCAGGGGCAAAAAGTGCTGACGTTGGTGCGTGACGGTGAGAAGGAAGTGGAAATCAATGTTCCGGAAAATCGTGTGGAAGAGCTGCGCAAGGCCAAAGAGTGCAAAGTAACGTTCTGGGCGTTGAAAGATGTAACGTTAACGGGCAAGGTAAGGGAAATTTCTCCGATTGCCGATAAAGTATCCCGGACGTTCAAGGTGCGGATTACGCTGAACAACCCGCCGGAAGAACTGAAGTACGGCATGACGGCGACCGTCGTATTGGATGGCGGCAATGAGTCGAGCAGCGTCGAACTGCCGCTGGCGGCCATTTATCAAAACAACGGCACGCCGCAGGTTTGGGTGGTGGAGAACAATCAGGTCGCATTGCGCACGGTAAAAATACGCGCCTTTGGCAATGACCAGGTGCAAGTTATTGAAGGTCTGAAAAATGGCGATGTGGTCGTAACTGCTGGCGTGCATAAACTGTGGGAGGGGCAGCAGGTTAAGACAGGCGGTGGCGGCCTGTGA
- a CDS encoding TetR/AcrR family transcriptional regulator: MREGQGEQNTVSKILAAATLLFAQKGFSGVSVKEIAEAAGVNIASISYHFGGKEKLYVEVLDRQFEVIYRLMQLMDDMKLTAIEAIRQFANFSRQVYEECPCFNRLMLSENVNPNLFYAEQMAEHAQKFRKHMWEILKRGVADGELRADFDTRVASLALVSLTQYYFNDRDLANVFLEDGSGQDQSERYLREAIELFLRSVVK, from the coding sequence ATGAGAGAAGGGCAGGGCGAACAAAATACCGTTTCAAAGATTCTGGCTGCTGCCACATTGCTCTTTGCGCAAAAAGGATTCAGCGGCGTTTCAGTTAAGGAAATAGCGGAAGCGGCTGGCGTAAACATTGCTTCGATTTCTTACCACTTTGGCGGCAAGGAAAAACTGTATGTCGAAGTTTTGGATCGGCAGTTTGAAGTTATCTATCGATTGATGCAATTGATGGATGATATGAAACTAACGGCAATTGAAGCAATTCGCCAATTTGCAAATTTTTCGCGACAGGTTTATGAAGAATGTCCGTGCTTTAATCGCCTGATGTTGAGTGAAAACGTAAATCCGAATCTATTTTATGCCGAGCAGATGGCTGAGCATGCGCAAAAATTTCGCAAGCACATGTGGGAGATTCTGAAGAGGGGCGTCGCAGACGGCGAACTGCGTGCTGACTTTGACACACGAGTTGCTTCGCTGGCGTTGGTCAGTTTGACGCAATACTATTTTAATGATCGTGATCTGGCAAATGTCTTTTTGGAAGATGGATCGGGACAGGATCAAAGCGAAAGGTATTTGCGTGAAGCGATCGAATTATTTTTGCGCAGTGTGGTAAAGTAG
- a CDS encoding ATP-dependent 6-phosphofructokinase encodes MQKRIAVLTSGGDAPGMNAAIRAVARVGAHYGYEVLGVERGYDGLMQGAFLLLDSKAVAGIIHRGGTMLKTARSEEFRKPEGRKLAAEQLKSLGIEDLVVIGGDGSMAGAIALEEECGGWLRTYVIPATIDNDMAGTDYTIGFDTAVNNAFDAINKIRDTTESHERVAVVEVMGRNSGNIALTLGIACGAELVLVPERKMEMPEVCDTLRRGFQRGKLYTIVIVAEGAGDAHDVAAQITKSTGFKCQTTALGYIQRGGHPTALDNLISSELGFHAVECIAKRSGSGMIGWKQERACLVPYAERTVGEKGRFSRLYKMIEILGKH; translated from the coding sequence ATGCAGAAACGAATTGCGGTGTTGACCAGCGGCGGCGATGCGCCGGGGATGAATGCGGCGATCCGCGCGGTGGCAAGGGTTGGCGCGCATTATGGCTATGAGGTGCTTGGCGTTGAACGAGGCTATGACGGTCTGATGCAGGGCGCATTTTTGCTGCTTGACAGCAAGGCGGTTGCGGGTATTATCCATCGCGGCGGAACGATGCTGAAAACGGCGCGCTCGGAAGAGTTTCGCAAACCGGAAGGGCGCAAACTGGCGGCAGAGCAGCTAAAATCACTGGGCATCGAAGATTTGGTGGTCATCGGCGGCGACGGTTCGATGGCGGGCGCGATCGCACTGGAGGAGGAATGCGGCGGCTGGCTGCGCACCTATGTGATTCCGGCAACGATTGACAATGACATGGCCGGCACTGATTACACGATCGGCTTTGATACGGCGGTCAACAACGCGTTCGATGCAATCAACAAAATTCGCGATACGACCGAGTCGCACGAGCGAGTAGCGGTCGTCGAAGTCATGGGACGGAATTCCGGCAATATCGCGTTGACTCTCGGCATCGCCTGCGGCGCGGAACTGGTGCTGGTGCCGGAACGCAAAATGGAAATGCCCGAAGTTTGCGACACGCTGCGTCGCGGCTTTCAGCGCGGCAAGCTGTATACGATCGTCATCGTGGCCGAAGGGGCAGGCGACGCGCATGATGTGGCGGCGCAGATTACAAAATCTACCGGTTTCAAATGCCAGACGACGGCGCTCGGCTATATCCAACGCGGCGGCCATCCGACCGCGCTCGACAATCTGATCAGCAGCGAACTGGGCTTTCATGCGGTAGAGTGCATTGCCAAGCGAAGCGGCAGCGGCATGATCGGCTGGAAGCAGGAGCGGGCTTGCCTGGTTCCCTATGCGGAGCGGACGGTAGGCGAGAAGGGGCGTTTTTCGCGTCTCTATAAGATGATAGAAATATTAGGTAAGCACTAA
- the deoD gene encoding purine-nucleoside phosphorylase, whose translation MSIHIGAKQGEIAETILLPGDPLRAKHIAETYLTDVSCYNEVRGMLGFTGSYKGRRISVQGTGMGIPSISIYTNELIRDYGVKNLIRVGTCGAMQKAIRVRDVVLAQAACTDSSMNEHAFDGYDYAPIADFALLKTAYENVVKKGLQLHVGNVFTSDIFYREDKKTVQKLMEHNVLAVEMETAALYTIAARFGVKALTIMTVSDHLITGEETTAAERQTTFNDMLEVALETAITL comes from the coding sequence ATGAGCATACATATTGGCGCAAAACAAGGCGAGATTGCGGAGACGATTTTGCTGCCGGGCGATCCGTTGCGTGCGAAACATATCGCAGAAACCTATCTGACCGATGTGAGTTGCTACAATGAAGTGCGCGGCATGCTCGGCTTTACCGGCAGTTACAAGGGCAGGCGCATTTCCGTGCAAGGAACGGGGATGGGCATCCCTTCGATCAGCATCTATACGAATGAATTGATTCGCGACTATGGCGTGAAAAATTTAATTCGCGTCGGCACCTGCGGCGCGATGCAGAAAGCAATCCGCGTGCGCGATGTTGTGCTCGCGCAGGCGGCCTGTACCGATTCGAGCATGAACGAGCATGCATTTGACGGCTATGATTATGCGCCGATTGCTGATTTCGCTCTTTTAAAGACGGCCTATGAAAATGTCGTAAAAAAAGGCTTGCAGTTGCATGTCGGCAATGTCTTCACGTCGGATATTTTTTATCGCGAAGACAAGAAAACCGTACAAAAGCTGATGGAGCACAACGTGCTGGCGGTTGAAATGGAAACCGCGGCGCTCTATACGATTGCCGCCCGCTTCGGCGTCAAAGCGCTGACGATTATGACCGTCAGCGATCACTTGATCACTGGCGAGGAAACCACGGCCGCCGAGCGCCAGACGACATTCAACGATATGCTCGAAGTGGCGCTGGAGACGGCCATTACTCTGTAA
- the deoB gene encoding phosphopentomutase, producing MGKTFKRIHIIVMDSLGIGEAPDAAAFDDVGSDTFGHIAEACDGLAIPQLEKLGVGNIRPLHKIAAAEKPEAYYAALQEGSIGKDTMTGHWELMGLHIDAPFRVFPDGFPAELIERIEQKTGRKVIANKPASGTEIIDELGEEHMKTGALIVYTSADSVLQIAAHEDVVPLKELYEICDFCREITRHDPYMLGRIIARPFIGQPGSFKRTSNRHDYALKPFGRTVLDELKTAGFSVIALGKINDIFDGEGVTHAVRTVSNMDGMDKMIETLAQDFTGLSFLNLVDFDAMYGHRRDAKGYGRAIEEFDARLPEVFARLTEDDLLILTADHGNDPCYRGSDHTREYVPLLAYSPRFKKGGSRLAPRTHFADVGATIAENFSVTQPKHGTSFLAELK from the coding sequence ATGGGAAAAACATTTAAACGGATACACATTATCGTAATGGATTCGCTTGGTATCGGAGAAGCGCCGGATGCGGCCGCTTTTGACGATGTAGGCTCCGATACGTTCGGCCATATTGCAGAGGCCTGCGACGGCTTGGCCATTCCGCAGCTGGAAAAACTGGGCGTCGGCAACATTCGCCCGCTGCATAAGATTGCCGCTGCGGAAAAGCCAGAGGCGTATTATGCGGCGCTGCAGGAAGGTTCGATCGGCAAGGATACGATGACCGGACATTGGGAACTGATGGGTCTTCACATCGATGCGCCGTTTCGCGTCTTTCCCGACGGCTTTCCGGCGGAATTGATCGAGAGGATCGAGCAGAAGACCGGTCGCAAGGTGATTGCCAACAAACCGGCCAGCGGTACGGAGATCATCGATGAACTTGGTGAGGAGCATATGAAGACCGGCGCGTTGATCGTCTACACCTCGGCCGATTCGGTGCTGCAGATTGCGGCGCACGAAGACGTCGTGCCGCTGAAGGAACTGTATGAGATCTGCGACTTCTGCCGCGAGATTACAAGACATGACCCCTATATGCTAGGCCGGATCATCGCGCGTCCGTTCATTGGCCAGCCCGGCAGCTTCAAGCGAACTTCGAACCGCCATGATTATGCATTGAAGCCGTTCGGCCGCACGGTGCTGGATGAATTGAAAACGGCCGGCTTCTCGGTCATCGCGCTTGGTAAGATCAATGATATCTTCGACGGAGAAGGCGTGACGCATGCGGTGCGCACCGTATCGAACATGGACGGCATGGACAAGATGATCGAAACGCTGGCGCAAGATTTTACCGGCCTTAGTTTTCTGAATCTGGTCGACTTCGATGCGATGTATGGACACCGGCGCGATGCCAAAGGCTATGGCCGCGCGATTGAAGAATTCGATGCGCGATTGCCGGAGGTGTTTGCGCGCCTGACGGAGGACGACTTATTAATTTTGACTGCTGATCATGGCAATGATCCCTGCTATCGCGGCTCTGACCACACAAGGGAATACGTACCGCTTCTAGCCTATTCGCCGCGCTTTAAAAAAGGCGGCAGCCGTCTTGCGCCGCGTACGCATTTTGCCGATGTCGGCGCGACGATTGCAGAAAACTTTTCGGTTACGCAGCCGAAGCACGGGACGAGTTTTCTGGCGGAATTAAAATAA
- a CDS encoding GGGtGRT protein: MAMFEGYERRIETVNAALKAQGIESLEAAKAICDAKGIDVAAIVRGIQPICFDNACWAYTLGAAIAIKKGCTKAADAAVYIGEGLQGFCIPGSVADSRKVGIGHGNLAAMLLREETKCFAFLAGHESFAAAEGAIGIVKSANKVRKEALRVILNGLGKDAAQVISRVNGFTYVQTQFDYATGKLNIVKEKRYSASERGDVRCYGADDVMEGVAIMTREGVDVSITGNSTNPTRFQHPVAGTYKKECIENGKKYFSVASGGGTGRTLHPDNMAAGPASYGMTDTMGRMHSDAQFAGSSSVPAHVEMMGLIGMGNNPMVGASVAVAVAIEEAAR; the protein is encoded by the coding sequence ATGGCGATGTTTGAAGGATACGAACGGCGTATTGAAACGGTGAATGCCGCGCTTAAGGCGCAGGGCATCGAATCGCTCGAAGCGGCAAAGGCGATCTGCGACGCGAAAGGGATCGATGTCGCAGCGATCGTCAGAGGAATCCAACCGATTTGTTTTGACAATGCCTGCTGGGCGTATACGCTTGGTGCGGCGATTGCAATAAAAAAAGGCTGCACGAAAGCGGCCGATGCAGCGGTTTATATCGGCGAAGGTTTGCAGGGCTTTTGTATTCCGGGTTCTGTCGCCGACAGCCGCAAGGTCGGTATCGGGCACGGCAACCTGGCCGCGATGCTGCTGCGAGAAGAAACGAAATGCTTTGCTTTCTTAGCCGGGCATGAATCCTTCGCCGCGGCGGAAGGCGCGATCGGCATCGTCAAATCGGCCAACAAGGTGCGCAAAGAGGCGCTGCGCGTCATTTTGAACGGCCTTGGCAAGGATGCCGCGCAGGTCATTTCGCGCGTCAATGGTTTTACCTATGTGCAAACGCAATTTGACTATGCGACCGGTAAGCTGAATATTGTCAAAGAGAAACGTTATTCGGCAAGCGAGCGCGGCGATGTGCGCTGCTACGGCGCGGACGATGTGATGGAAGGCGTCGCGATCATGACGCGCGAAGGCGTCGATGTTTCGATCACCGGCAACTCGACCAATCCGACGCGTTTTCAACATCCGGTCGCGGGTACGTATAAGAAAGAATGCATCGAAAACGGCAAGAAATATTTTTCCGTCGCTTCCGGCGGCGGTACAGGACGGACGCTGCATCCCGACAACATGGCGGCCGGACCTGCCTCTTACGGCATGACCGATACGATGGGGCGTATGCATTCGGACGCGCAGTTTGCCGGCTCGTCTTCGGTACCGGCGCATGTGGAAATGATGGGTCTGATCGGCATGGGCAACAATCCGATGGTTGGCGCGAGCGTAGCGGTAGCTGTCGCGATCGAAGAAGCGGCGCGTTAG
- a CDS encoding EamA family transporter — MEEGKEPGRLAGQKLPMTGLFHLFVVYTIWSSTYLFIRIAVGEGGGFPPFYLGASRMIVCALLLLAFAYLRKKQVKISLREMKTLALSGVLLWVGANGLVMWAEQYANSGFTALMVASAPIWTALINALLDRKRPSLLLIGSLLFGFAGLAVLMGPALLAWDSRELLSGGALFLASISWAAGSVVQTRHPVAISAPVSSGYQHLFASFGFLALALLLGEAWPAPSMAGWLSWGYLVLFGSIFAFTSFIYTLQLLPINIAMTYAYVNPVLALFLGWWLLDEAITVWTLLGALMVVLGVVGVFRSRK, encoded by the coding sequence ATGGAAGAAGGCAAAGAACCGGGACGGCTGGCTGGGCAAAAACTGCCGATGACCGGCTTGTTTCATTTATTCGTCGTATATACAATCTGGAGCAGCACGTACTTGTTCATTCGCATCGCGGTCGGTGAGGGCGGCGGCTTTCCGCCGTTTTATCTGGGCGCCAGCCGAATGATCGTGTGTGCGCTGCTTTTGCTTGCCTTTGCGTATTTAAGAAAAAAACAAGTGAAGATCAGCCTGCGTGAAATGAAGACATTGGCATTATCGGGCGTATTGCTCTGGGTCGGCGCCAACGGTTTGGTGATGTGGGCCGAACAATATGCCAACTCCGGCTTTACGGCGCTGATGGTTGCGTCCGCACCGATCTGGACGGCGCTGATCAATGCGCTGCTGGACCGTAAACGACCGTCACTGCTGTTGATTGGCTCGTTGCTCTTCGGCTTTGCCGGACTCGCCGTATTAATGGGGCCGGCGCTCTTGGCTTGGGATAGTCGGGAACTGCTTTCCGGCGGTGCGCTCTTTCTGGCTTCGATCAGCTGGGCCGCCGGATCGGTAGTCCAGACGCGCCATCCGGTCGCGATATCCGCGCCGGTCTCGTCCGGTTATCAACATTTGTTTGCCAGTTTCGGCTTTCTTGCGCTTGCGTTGCTGCTTGGCGAAGCGTGGCCCGCGCCGAGTATGGCCGGTTGGCTTTCCTGGGGATATTTGGTCTTGTTCGGCTCAATCTTTGCTTTCACTTCGTTCATCTATACGCTGCAATTGCTGCCGATCAACATTGCGATGACCTACGCCTACGTCAATCCGGTATTGGCCCTGTTCTTAGGTTGGTGGCTGTTGGATGAAGCGATCACAGTTTGGACGCTGCTTGGTGCGCTGATGGTCGTACTCGGTGTTGTCGGCGTCTTTCGTTCACGCAAGTAA
- a CDS encoding caspase family protein, which produces MASLTTALAALNGLLSKYLLQVTGTAKNDVISVTAHNAVINSGAGNDWIQFQGSAGAATATLSGGAGYDTYAPILSNVSVTIDNYDSASAVRNDKLSFSRYSLKGFSFIKSGNDLLIKYTAGNSEVRVQNWFLGQRYQIQDFVFADGNFTADFINGKVGWTDPAAPLNLIGTAGNDVLTGGNGNDTINGGAGNDVLYGGNGNDVLYGGAGNDTLNGGSGSDAMYGGDGNDVLIWDASDSVLSGGAGIDTLTAADSAGAVNWNLAAYQDIEQFVGSAYNDTFIWSGNATSINGGGGVNTLTAAGQNQAVNWNAANGSISNIGTFIGGNGNDIISGSAANETISGGNGNDTLLGGGGNDSLSGGAGNDLLNGGAGNDLLNGGDGSDTYQFANSWGSDTISYDASNNNDNLLFGAGITAQNLSVSHVGTNVTITVQGHGDITIQNWDASKLDSLRFADNSSKRISDYLTPLPPSSTSGRTNYGVVIGIGDYAGTSNDLAGVKYDVADVKQFLTTDSLWTGTNLTTVTDAQATKNNILNSINSLAGKVDANDNVFLYYSGHGYSGSGNMVAYDMAAVTPQMMYDSIVGLGNKVGAGGHVTFVLDSCFSGSFVDYFKSRGGGSQYTVISASSSSEVSWDIGTNGLFTHYLMDDALNGRKADLNHDNKITTSEVLNYITSPTYTSYSSKDHMQMYDGSNGSYVIG; this is translated from the coding sequence ATGGCTTCTTTAACGACGGCGTTGGCAGCACTAAACGGCTTATTGAGCAAATATCTGCTGCAGGTGACCGGGACGGCGAAAAATGATGTTATCAGCGTGACCGCACATAATGCGGTAATTAATTCGGGGGCGGGCAATGATTGGATTCAGTTTCAGGGCAGCGCCGGCGCTGCCACCGCTACGCTAAGCGGCGGCGCCGGATACGATACGTATGCGCCGATTCTAAGCAATGTCAGCGTTACGATCGATAACTACGACAGTGCAAGTGCGGTCCGTAATGATAAACTGTCGTTTTCCCGGTACAGTTTAAAAGGATTTAGCTTTATCAAGAGCGGTAACGACTTATTAATTAAATATACGGCAGGGAACTCGGAAGTCAGGGTGCAAAACTGGTTTCTCGGCCAGCGCTATCAGATTCAGGATTTTGTTTTCGCCGACGGCAACTTTACCGCCGATTTTATCAATGGCAAAGTAGGTTGGACAGATCCGGCAGCACCTCTTAATCTGATCGGAACGGCAGGCAATGATGTGCTGACGGGCGGAAATGGCAATGATACGATAAATGGCGGCGCAGGCAATGACGTTTTATATGGCGGCAACGGAAACGATGTGCTATATGGTGGAGCGGGTAACGATACGTTAAACGGCGGCAGCGGTAGTGATGCAATGTACGGCGGCGACGGCAACGATGTCTTAATTTGGGATGCGTCCGACAGCGTGCTGTCCGGCGGTGCGGGAATCGATACGCTGACTGCGGCGGACAGTGCCGGCGCGGTTAACTGGAATCTTGCCGCATACCAGGATATCGAGCAATTCGTCGGTTCGGCTTATAATGATACGTTTATCTGGAGCGGCAATGCGACCTCGATCAACGGCGGCGGCGGTGTGAATACCTTAACGGCTGCGGGACAGAATCAGGCGGTGAACTGGAATGCTGCGAACGGAAGTATCAGCAATATTGGCACATTCATAGGCGGCAACGGCAACGACATAATCAGCGGCAGCGCGGCCAATGAAACGATCAGCGGCGGCAACGGCAATGATACGCTGCTCGGCGGCGGCGGTAACGACAGCTTGTCGGGCGGAGCCGGAAACGACCTGCTCAATGGCGGCGCAGGCAATGATCTGCTGAACGGCGGCGACGGCAGCGACACCTATCAGTTTGCAAACAGCTGGGGCAGCGATACGATAAGCTATGATGCAAGCAACAATAACGACAACCTGCTGTTCGGCGCCGGCATTACAGCGCAAAATTTGAGCGTGAGTCATGTCGGCACGAATGTCACAATTACAGTGCAAGGACATGGCGATATCACGATTCAAAACTGGGATGCCTCTAAGCTTGACAGTTTACGTTTTGCGGACAATTCCAGCAAACGGATCAGCGACTATTTAACGCCGCTACCGCCGAGTTCTACTTCCGGGCGAACCAATTACGGCGTGGTAATCGGAATCGGCGATTATGCAGGGACAAGCAATGATTTGGCCGGAGTAAAGTATGATGTTGCCGATGTGAAGCAATTTCTGACGACGGATTCGCTGTGGACTGGAACGAATTTAACCACAGTGACCGATGCGCAGGCGACGAAGAATAATATTTTGAACTCAATCAACAGCCTTGCCGGCAAAGTGGATGCTAACGATAACGTTTTCCTCTATTATTCCGGGCACGGTTACAGCGGCAGCGGCAATATGGTCGCATATGATATGGCTGCAGTCACGCCGCAAATGATGTATGACAGCATTGTCGGCTTAGGCAATAAAGTAGGTGCCGGCGGCCATGTGACATTTGTTCTCGATTCCTGCTTCTCGGGAAGTTTTGTCGACTATTTCAAGAGTCGGGGCGGCGGAAGCCAGTATACGGTGATTAGCGCTTCCTCTTCGAGTGAAGTGAGTTGGGATATCGGTACAAACGGACTCTTTACCCATTACTTGATGGATGATGCATTGAACGGGCGCAAGGCCGATCTGAACCACGACAATAAGATTACGACGTCGGAAGTGCTTAATTATATTACTAGCCCTACCTACACCAGCTATAGCAGCAAAGACCACATGCAAATGTATGACGGTTCAAACGGCAGCTATGTGATTGGCTAA
- a CDS encoding ABC transporter substrate-binding protein → MRRSLSALLLLVCFVTISGCSPFAKDAVPPAEPKKKISLLHYFSGSLSGGLQEMVNAFNKESSQYQMTATPLDHEAFKTSIQDTLASPSSSDLYSYWAGSRVRSVTAKLTPLDDVWERAQLSSSVSPVVADACTYDGKKYMLPLTQHYVAFFYNKKVFARAGVKPPKTWDEFHAVCAKLQADNITPLALGAKDKWPAQFWFDYLLLRTAGYDYRQKLLDGSLSYNDAPVRRVFDLWADLVKKGYFTPNPLQTAWDSGANESVYKGTAAMTLMGTWIIGYYGDAEHNWQPGEDYDYFAFPTIDENIPAYTLGPIDGLVLSKNALQPQGAKEALVHLTALDSLKTMSRGSGAFVPRSDVPAAFYSPMQQRMAAELGATPRWAFNYDLSTPPAIANAGLVLFSEFLEFPDQRNELITRTATKISRLWR, encoded by the coding sequence TTGCGCCGATCGTTGTCCGCCTTACTTCTACTTGTCTGCTTCGTCACCATTTCCGGTTGTTCCCCGTTTGCTAAAGACGCCGTTCCCCCGGCCGAACCTAAGAAAAAAATCAGTCTGCTGCATTATTTTTCCGGCAGCCTTAGCGGCGGCTTGCAGGAAATGGTGAACGCGTTTAATAAAGAATCGTCGCAATATCAAATGACCGCCACACCGCTTGACCACGAGGCATTCAAGACCAGCATCCAAGATACGCTCGCCTCGCCCAGTTCATCCGATCTTTATTCATATTGGGCGGGTTCCCGGGTACGATCGGTCACTGCAAAATTGACGCCGCTTGACGACGTTTGGGAACGTGCGCAACTTTCCTCGTCTGTTTCGCCTGTCGTCGCCGATGCTTGCACCTACGACGGCAAAAAATATATGCTGCCGCTCACGCAACACTATGTCGCATTTTTTTACAACAAGAAAGTCTTCGCCCGCGCCGGCGTGAAACCGCCTAAGACCTGGGATGAATTCCACGCTGTCTGCGCGAAACTGCAAGCAGACAATATCACGCCGCTTGCACTTGGCGCGAAAGATAAATGGCCGGCGCAATTTTGGTTTGATTATCTTTTGCTGCGCACGGCGGGCTATGACTATCGGCAAAAATTGCTGGACGGTTCGCTTTCCTACAACGATGCACCGGTGCGACGGGTCTTTGATCTCTGGGCCGACTTGGTCAAGAAAGGTTATTTTACCCCTAATCCGCTGCAAACCGCCTGGGACAGCGGCGCCAATGAATCCGTTTATAAGGGGACGGCCGCGATGACGCTGATGGGCACCTGGATCATTGGCTATTACGGCGACGCCGAGCATAATTGGCAGCCCGGCGAAGACTATGACTATTTCGCCTTCCCGACGATCGACGAAAACATCCCGGCGTACACGCTCGGTCCGATTGACGGCCTCGTGCTTTCAAAGAATGCCCTCCAACCGCAAGGCGCGAAGGAGGCGCTTGTACATCTGACCGCACTGGACTCGCTCAAAACGATGAGTCGTGGTTCCGGCGCCTTCGTGCCCCGCAGCGATGTGCCCGCCGCTTTTTATTCTCCGATGCAGCAGCGCATGGCCGCCGAACTGGGCGCCACGCCGCGCTGGGCGTTCAATTATGATTTATCGACGCCGCCCGCCATCGCAAACGCCGGTTTGGTGCTTTTTAGCGAGTTCCTTGAATTTCCCGATCAGCGCAATGAACTGATCACCCGCACGGCGACAAAGATTTCCCGGCTTTGGCGTTAA